In Papaver somniferum cultivar HN1 chromosome 1, ASM357369v1, whole genome shotgun sequence, a genomic segment contains:
- the LOC113288475 gene encoding heavy metal-associated isoprenylated plant protein 2-like, whose amino-acid sequence MSKVQKSVVSVDLLCSKCKKKVMKLVAGVEGINSIALDSTKSTVTVVGPADPVDIIKKVRKFKKTAEFVSIGPFKPEEKKDDLKKDVCPYLPKTCQRCDVWYVVGEEWHHPCSIL is encoded by the exons ATGTCAAAG GTGCAGAAAAGTGTGGTGTCAGTAGATCTTTTATGCTCAAAGTGCAAGAAGAAAGTAATGAAGTTAGTTGCAGGAGTAGAAGGGATAAATTCTATAGCCCTGGACTCTACAAAAAGTACGGTGACAGTTGTTGGACCGGCTGATCCTGTTGATATCATTAAAAAGGTCAGAAAATTCAAAAAAACCGCTGAGTTTGTTAGTATAGGACCTTTTAAACcagaagagaagaaagatgatTTGAAGAAGGATGTTTGTCCATATCTTCCAAAGACATGTCAGAGGTGTGATGTTTGGTATGTTGTTGGTGAAGAATGGCACCATCCTTGTTCAATCCTATAA
- the LOC113329493 gene encoding heavy metal-associated isoprenylated plant protein 43-like — protein MVQRTVLKIDFSCPKCRKKVLKAVTGLQGVDKIEVDAAKSTLTVTGDADPYKIVVRARKSVRSAEIVSIGAPPPPPKPNDAKKPSEDKKAGGGGDKKADGDKKADNKKPNNDGKKLEQKNTSMMVYEGYYPPPPIPQPQPYNMYVQVVDPAYEPVSPCSIM, from the exons ATGGTGCAAAGGACTGTTTTGAAGATAGATTTCTCATGTCCGAAATGCAGGAAAAAGGTACTCAAGGCTGTCACTGGATTACAAG GTGTGGATAAGATTGAAGTGGATGCAGCAAAGAGTACTTTAACAGTTACAGGCGATGCAGATCCTTACAAAATAGTAGTTCGCGCAAGGAAAAGTGTAAGATCTGCAGAAATCGTGAGCATTGGAGCTCCACCACccccaccaaaaccaaatgatGCGAAAAAGCCTTCTGAGGACAAGAAAGCTGGTGGCGGTGGTGACAAAAAGGCTGATGGAGATAAGAAGGCTGACAACAAGAAGCCTAATAATGATGGGAAGAAGCTCGAGCAAAAGAATACATCCATGATGGTATATGAAGGTTATTACCCGCCTCCGCCTATACCTCAGCCTCAGCCATACAATATGTATGTTCAAGTAGTTGATCCTGCTTATGAACCCGTCTCGCCATGTTCCATTATGTAA
- the LOC113288466 gene encoding inositol-pentakisphosphate 2-kinase-like, with the protein MGMEGILLEEEDAKDWVYRGEGAVNIVLGYIGSSPTFVGKVLRIQKVPKFKEKYTVGTSDFSVHEKILWKDSFDLDTCRSRDDAERLYVQNVMIPLLGSEHVDAGVRVSVSRGFLEAIEKDHLCERPCWRVDAAKVNILCDSALLISDHIVFPDGIRKEVPCISVEIKPKWGCLPCSRFLAEGNALKRTISRFRMHQALKLHRGETSGVSEYDPLDLFSGSIERISRALKSLFTTPQNNFRVFLNGNLIFGGLGGGTDDTTVKSNEAFEDKIGDVIQAEYGQRKTEFLDLVSEAIFQSGVLNHLLEAQKRDFLDIEGAIHAYYNVISQPCRVCQDLGDNELSQRYSSLHSLSSEESIEIVKGFLIAATAKDLSMMISFRPREEGDQVSSYNTILLDSTNQLFEYKAYFIDLDMKPLKKMEYYYELDQKIVRCYNRLETAVHGFPDSQE; encoded by the exons ATGGGAATGGAAGGAATTTTGTTAGAAGAGGAAGATGCAAAAGATTGGGTTTATAGAGGAGAAGGTGCTGTTAATATTGTTCTTGGTTACATTGGATCATCTCCTACTTTT GTTGGGAAAGTGTTACGAATACAAAAGGTTCCAAAGTTCAAAGAGAAGTATACAGTTGGTACCTCAGACTTCTCTGTGCATGAGAAGATTCTATGGAAAGATTCATTTGACCTTGACACATGCAGATCGAGGGATGATGCAGAGCGCTTATATGTGCAGAATGTGATGATCCCCTTGTTAGGATCCGAGCATGTGGATGCTGGG GTACGTGTCTCTGTGTCTCGTGGATTCTTGGAAGCCATAGAAAAGGACCATCTCTGTGAACGTCCTTGTTGGAGAGTTGACGCTGCCAAGGTTAATATCCTTTGTGATTCTGCACTTCTTATCTCGGATCATATCGTTTTTCCAGATG GTATTCGTAAAGAGGTCCCTTGCATATCGGTGGAAATAAAG CCAAAATGGGGTTGTCTTCCATGTTCAAGATTCTTAGCTGAAGGAAATGCTCTCAAAAGGACCATATCTCGTTTCCGAATGCACCAAGCTTTGAAGCTTCATAGAGGAGAG ACGTCAGGAGTAAGTGAATATGATCCTCTTGATCTGTTTTCTGGGTCTATTGAAAGAATAAGCAGGGCGTTGAAGTCACTCTTTACCACCCCGCAAAACAATTTTCGTGTATTCTTAAATGGCAATCTCATTTTCGGGGGCTTGGGTGGTGGGACAGATGATACTACTGTTAAAAGCAACGAGGCATTTGAAGATAAGATTGGAGATGTAATCCAAGCAGAGTATGGCCAGAGGAAAACAGAATTCTTAGATCTCGTGTCTGAGGCAATTTTCCAGTCAGGGGTGCTAAATCATCTTTTGGAAGCTCAGAAACGTGATTTCCTCGACATAGAAGGAGCAATCCATGCATATTACAATGTTATTTCACAGCCTTGCAGGGTGTGTCAAGATCTAGGTGATAATGAACTCTCACAACGTTATTCGTCGTTGCATTCTCTTTCATCAGAAGAAAGCATAGAGATTGTGAAGGGCTTTCTGATAGCTGCAACTGCAAAAGATTTAAGTATGATGATCAGCTTCAGACCGAGGGAAGAAGGAGACCAAGTGTCCTCATATAACACCATACTCTTAGATTCAACTAACCAATTATTCGAATATAAG GCTTATTTCATTGACCTAGACATGAAACCTTTGAAGAAGATGGAATATTACTATGAGTTGGATCAGAAGATAGTTAGATGCTACAACAGATTGGAGACGGCGGTACATGGGTTTCCTGATTCCCAGGAATGA